In Nicotiana tabacum cultivar K326 chromosome 19, ASM71507v2, whole genome shotgun sequence, one DNA window encodes the following:
- the LOC107794585 gene encoding RING-H2 finger protein ATL54-like, producing the protein MAFHHRKLIFESLDNSTGKTCSSYYCNAKENPSEICPLSCLYVCYPICSFPLFSEIQPPLPPNFFTPKIPLPQSPHKPTISIFLIILFSVLATSFFIFCCFIVYKFRNSRILSQRQQQVEEDDEFSDIVDEDIYRPMVDHPIWYIRTVGLQPSVISAITICKYKRGEGLIEGTDCSVCLSEFQEDETLRILPPCNHAFHIPCIDTWLRSHTNCPMCRAGIVIATTAPSPSPEQNLGLRHEEETRSENATELRIEIENEGDSANISSMDISGNSKEDVGDGNEGELGEFYASRIPASSESLSTAFMTSASTDANEQSTDQNSSEESIEVNDSEMGTYVSHSSFDVNESSSEKRNFCVDRVMEKEQMRSLSFSTR; encoded by the exons ATGGCTTTCCATCATCGAAAGCTAATCTTTGAATCTCTAGACAATTCCACGGGCAAAACTTGTAGCAGCTATTATTGCAACGCAAAAGAGAATCCTTCTGAAATTTGTCCACTTTCATGTCTATATGTTTGCTACCCAATTTGTTCTTTTCCTCTGTTTTCAGAAATCCAACCACCTCTACCACCTAATTTTTTCACACCAAAAATTCCTCTTCCTCAGTCTCCACATAAACCCACTATTTCCATCTTCTTGATCATTCTCTTTTCTGTTTTAGCCacttctttcttcatattttgttgcTTTATTGTTTACAAATTCCGCAACTCAAGAATTTTGTCACAACGGCAGCAGCAAGTGGAAGAAGATGATGAGTTTAGTGATATTGTTGATGAAGATATTTATAGACCAATGGTGGATCATCCTATATGGTATATTAGAACAGTGGGTCTTCAGCCATCAGTTATTAGCGCTATCACAATTTGCAAGTATAAAAGAGGTGAAGGACTAATTGAAGGAACAGATTGTTCTGTTTGCTTGAGTGAATTTCAAGAAGATGAAACTCTTAGAATTTTGCCCCCGTGTAACCATGCTTTTCATATACCTTGTATTGACACTTGGCTTAGATCACACACCAATTGTCCTATGTGCCGCGCCGGCATTGTCATCGCCACAACCGCGCCATCACCGTCGCCTGAACAG AACTTAGGGCTGAGACATGAAGAAGAAACTCGTTCAGAGAATGCCACGGAATTAAGGATTGAGATTGAAAATGAAGGTGATTCAGCGAATATAAGTAGTATGGATATTAGTGGAAATTCCAAGGAAGATGTGGGGGATGGTAATGAAGGAGAGTTAGGTGAATTTTATGCATCAAGAATACCAGCTTCTTCGGAATCTTTATCTACAGCTTTTATGACAAGTGCTTCTACTGATGCAAATGAACAATCAACTGATCAAAATTCAAGTGAGGAATCAATTGAGGTAAATGATTCAGAGATGGGAACTTATGTATCACACAGTAGTTTTGATGTTAATGAGAGCTCATCAGAAAAGAGAAATTTTTGTGTGGACAGAGTAATGGAGAAAGAGCAAATGAGGTCTCTTTCTTTCAGTACAAGGTAG